The Desulfovibrio aminophilus genome contains the following window.
CAGGCGGTCGTCCAGAAAGAGGCGGGAACGGCCGGTTTCGGCCGAGAGTTCGCGGCGGATGACGAGGTCGCCCTCGGGCCGGGCGAAGAGGGCCTCGACCACGGCCTTTTCCTTGCCCGGCCGGACCATCTCCGCGCCCATGCGCTCGCCGGTGAGGAAGTCGATGGCGCGCAGGATGAAGGACTTGCCCGCGCCGGTTTCGCCGGTGAGCACGTTCAGGCCCTTGGAGAATTCCAACTCCGCGTCCTCGATGAGGGCCAGGTCGCGGATGCGCAGCAGTTCGAGCATGGGTGTCCCTTCAGGCTCCCTTAAACTCGGCCGGTGCGGGAATCAAGCGCGGTCACTGCTTGAGCCTCGGGTCCAGGAGGTCGCGCAGGGATTCGCCCAGCAGGTTATAGCCGAGCACCGTGAGCAGGATGGCCAGCCCCGGGAAGACCGAGAGCCAGGGCGCGATGCCGAGCACGTCCTTGCCCTCCATGAGCATGTTGCCCCAGGACGGGTCTGGCGGCTGCACGCCCAGGCCCAGGAAGCTCAGCGAGGACTCCACCAGGATGGCCCCGGCCACGCCCAGGCTGGCCGAGACGAGCACCGGGGCCAGGGCGTTGGGCAGGATGTGCCGGAGCAGGATGCGGCCCGGGCCCGCCCCGGCCACGCGCGCGGCCAGCACGAAGTCCCGGGACTTGAGGGTCAGGGTCTCGGCCCGCACGAGCCGGGCCACGCCCATCCAGGAGGTCAGGCCGATGACGATCATGATGTTCGTCAGGCTCGGTTCCAGGAAGGCGATGACCGCCAGGATGAGGAAGAAGGACGGGAAGCAGAGCATCACGTCCACCCCGCGCATGACGATCTCGTCGGTGAGCTTGCCGAAGTATCCGGCCACCAGCCCCAGGGCCAGGCCGATGGCCGTGGAGATGCCCACGGCCACGAAGCCGACCCAGAGCGAGACCCGGCCGCCCCAGAGGATGCGCGAGAACACGTCGCGGCCCAGGGCGTCGGTGCCCAGGGGGTGGGTCCAGGACGGCGGCTGGAGGATGACGTTCACGTCGATGTCCAGGGGGTTGAAGGGCGCGATCCAGGGAGCCAGGACGGCGGCCAGGGACATGACGCCCACCAGCCCCAGCCCCAGCACGAGCAGGCCGTGGCGCGAGAGGAACGAGGGCCGTTTCAGCACGCTCATGCTGACTCCCCGCCGGAGCGGCGCGCGCGCGGGTCGGCCAGGCCGTAGCCCAGGTCCGCCAGGAGGTTGCCCGCCAGGGTGAGCACCGCGCCGAGCACGAGGCTGCCCATGATGAGCGGATAGTCCCGGGCCATGACCGCCTGGTAGAAGAGCTGGCCCAGGCCGGGCAGGGCGAAGATGGACTCGATGATCACGCTGCCGCCGATGAGCCCGGGCACGGACAGGCCGAGGATGGTGATCACCGGCATGAGGGCGTTGCGCAGGGCGTGGCGGAAGATCACCGTCCGCTCGGGCAGGCCCTTGGCCCGGGCGGTCATGATGTAGTCCTGGCGCAGGACCTCCAGCATGGAGGCGCGCATGAAGCGCGAGAGCCCGGCCAGGGAGCCGAAGGTGTAGATGAAGATGGGCAGGGCCAGGTGCCGGGCCAGGTCCGCGGCCTTGCCCCAAAAGGACAGGTGCGGGAAGTCCAGGGAGGTGATGCCCGAGATGGGCAGCACGGGCCAGTGGATGCCCAGGGCCAGCATGAGCAGCAGGGCCAGCCAGAACCCGGGCATGGCGAAGCCGATGAACACGAGCACGGTCATGGAGCGGTCGAAGGGGCCGTTGCGTTTCCAGGCCGAGAGCACGCCGATGGGCACGGCCAGGAGCAGGGTCAGGATCAGGGAGGCCACGTTCATGCCGAAGGTCAGCGGCAGGCGCTCCTCGATCTTGTCCCACACGGGCCGGTTGTCGCCGGACACGGACTGGCCGAAGTCGAAGGTGGCCAGCCGGGCGATCCAGCGGCCGTACTGCACGTGGATGGGCTGGTCCAGGCCGTAGAGCTTCTCCAGGCGGGCCCGGGCCTCGGGCGTGACCGTGGGGTTCATGGTGGTCTGGAGGTCGGTGGGCGTGCCCGGGGCCAGGTGGATGACCCAGAAGCTGACCACCGTGATCCCGAGGAAGACCACGGCGATCCAGAGGAGCTTGAGCAGGATGCGGGAGAGCACGCGCATGGGCCTTGATACGCCAGCATGGGCTTGGAATCAATGCGGGATGGCCCCCGGCCGGAGCGCTCCGGCCGGGGGCGGGGAAGCGGTCAGCGGCCGTAGGTGGCGGTGAGCGAGGCCGTGCCCAGGGCGTGGGCGTTCAGGTTGAAGCCGACCATGGCCGCCGGGGCGTCCGGCTGGAGGTCCAGGCGCTCCACGTCCAGGGCGAAGAGGGTGAAGACGTAGCGGTGGGGCTTGCCCGGAGGCGGGCAGGGGCCGCCGTAGCCCGGAGCGCCGAAGTCGGTGCGCGACTGCACCGCCCCGGCGGGCAGGGCGGCCTTGCCGCTGCCCGCGCCGGACGGCAGCGCCCGGGCCGAGGCCGGGATGTTGAAGACCACCCAATGCCACCAGCCGCTGCCCGTGGGCGCGTCCGGGTCGTAGACCGTGAGCGCGAGGCTCTTGGTCCCTGCGGGCGGATCGGTCCAGGCCAGGGCCGGGGAGACGTTGGCCCCGGTGCAGCCGAAGCCGTTGAGCACCTGGGCCGGGGCCACCGTGCCGCCGTCGCGCAGGTCCGGGCTGTTCAGGGCGAAGCCCCCGGCCAGGGCGTTGGCGGCCAGGGCCAGCGTGAGCAGAAGTGTGAAAAGAATGTGACGCATGACAGACCTCCTTGTTGGGGCCGTTCTGCCATGACCGGGCCGCGCGCGCGGCCCCGAACCGGCCAGAGTTCAGCCCGGGGCGGCCACGCGCAGCACGTCGCTGGGGCTCATGCCGAACTGCTCGCGGAAGCGGGCCGCGAAGCGCGAGGCCGAGGAATAGCCGCTGCGGAAGGCCGCCTCGCCCACCGGCAGGCCGCCCTGGAGCAGGTTCAGGCCCGTGTTCAGGCGCACGTCGCGCAGGACTCGGCGCAGGCTCGTGCCCTCGGCCTCCAGGTGGCGGCGCAGGCCGCGCTCGCTCACGCCGAGGCGGCCGCCCATCTCGGAGCAGGTCCAGGCCCGGCCCGGGTCCGTGGCGGCCAGCCCGGCGCAGCGGGCCCGCCAGGAGGAGGCCGCGCTCCAGAACAGGGAGAAGAAGGCGCAGCGTCCGGCGATGAGGGTCAGCAGGCTTTCCAGGCAGAGATCCAGGACGCGGGCGTCGTCCGGGCAGGCCAGGGCCATGTCCAGGAGGTGCGCCAGGGCCGCGTCCAGGGCCTCGTTTCGCGGGACGATCCAGGAGGCTGGAGGGGCGGCGGCCGGTTGCGACGGCGGGACATGGGCCGCCACGCGGGCGATCATCTCCTCCCGGAACTCCAGGCAGAGCGCGGTGTAGCGCCCTCCGGCCGGGTCCGGGGCGTTCTCCACCACCACCCCGGTCTGGGCCGGGAGGAGGAAGAGGGCGCCCGCCGGGGCTTTCAGGATTCCTTCTCCGAGGTAAACGGTCTTGCGGCCTTCGAGCACGAGCACGGCCGCGCTCCGGGCCAGGGTGACGGCCCGCAGCCGGTGATGCTCCAGGGCCCGGACCCAGCCCAGGAAGGGCGGAGGCGTCTGGCCCGGGAAGCGGCGCAGGGCGGTCAGGATGCGGGCGAGGTCCATGACGCGACTCTATCCGGGGCTGGACCCGAGTTCAAGCTCGCTCGCCAACAGAGCGAGTTTCCAGGAATTTTGAATTTTTTCATCTTTCGTGTTGACAAGCGGGAGGGGCTTGGCTAAACACTCCTTCTGCCATGCGAGTGGGGCTGTAGCTCAGTTGGGAGAGCGCTTGAATGGCATTCAAGAGGTCAAGAGTTCAATTCTCTTCAGCTCCACCACGAAAGAACAAGGGTTTTGGATGAGATTCCAAAGCCCTTTTTCTTTGGCCTTTGGTCGGGCAACAATGCTGTTGTGCAATGAATTCGATTGATTATGTCCATTCGACCCGAAGGGACAGCCTGTTGTTCCGGCTTACGCCCGTCCAACCAGCTTTTTCCATGACGGGAGCTGGAGAACACAGTCGTCTGCTTCCTGTTCCATCAGGAAGAAAAGGGGGGCTGGCAGGGTGAGCGTCATGATATCGTCCCGGAACCGTCGGCGCATGGCGTCGCGGCCATCGCTTCCCGTCATGCCCAGCACCGCCCTGGGGGCTGCCGACTCCGCCTCCGCATAGGCAAACGCCGCGATGCCGCAGCAATCCGTTCCCTGGGGAGCCCGCAGGGGATCGGTTCCTCGCATCACAGATCCCGCGACGGTCAGAAGCCCCGAGAGTTCAACCGGGTTGACCGGGAAGATGACGGCCCGGATGTTCTCCTCGACAGAGGTGAGGCTCAGCGGCTTGAACAGCACATACTCGTGCTCGATGTCGTATCGCGGGAATTCATGGCGAATCCACTCCCTCGCCAGTTCCGCGGTACTGTGCCTGCGCTCGCCATACTCGTACAGATCGCGCCAGTTCTTGGGCGCAGCCTCCATTTCGGCCTGATAGGCCGCCCGGTTGCCTGCGGATTGAAGCCCTTTGCTGAACAGGGCGGCATGCAGATCCAACTGCCCGTCCGATACATCGAAATCGCACCCGAAACCCAGCGCCGCGCGGCCTCCCGTGCAGGCAATGCTCTCACGGCTGCCACAGGCGATTCTGCCGTCCACGCTTGCCACCGCGAATAAATAGAGGACACACCCGAATTTGCCTTTCTTGAACTGGAATGCGTCGGCTGGCAGGGTGTCGCTCCAGACAACCGCCACCGGATCGAACTCCGGATGGAGGCTTTTAACGATCGAACTGTCCATGTTGGCTCCTTTGGACTACTTGCCTCGTCTTGTGAAATCTGAAGTGCGTATTCAATGACCGGCATTTTTCGAGAATACATTGATTACTGCGACGCCGGTCATTATCAGCACGATCCCGGCTATTGCCGGGATATCGGGAACTTGATCAAACAAAACCGCGCCTATTATGGCGATGAGCGATATCCCAACCCCTGACCATATTGCATAGGCGACGCCTACGGGTATCGTTTTCAGCACAATGGACAACAGATAGAGCGATGCGCCATACGCCGCAATCGCCACAATGCCCGGGCACAGCATGGTGAACCCTTGCGAGGCCTTCAGGGCGCTGGTCCCAACCACTTCCGCCACTATTGCCATGGAAAGATACAGATACCCCATGCGTTCTCCCGTTAGACGATTGTGAGTTGAGAATATCGATGATATGGCACAATTGATAGAGCCATAAACAAAAATATGATTGAGCCATTATGGGGCGCGGGATATGCGACGAGCCGCTGACATCGAGATCGCCTTGACGCCGAAGCCGGAAGGAATGACGCTGCAACGGTGGCTGTACGATGAAATTCGTACAGCCATCCTTTCGGGAAGGCTGGTGCCGGGGGCGCGCCTGCCCGCCACCCGCGACTTGGCGTTGCGATTGAAAATTTCTCGCGGCACGGTCCTGGCCGTATATGACCAGTTGGGCGCGGAAGGCTATATCCGGGGCGCAACGGGAAGAGGCAGCTTTATCGCCCCGGAATTGCCGGACCTGCCTCCCCGGTCGCGCGCTTCGGGCAGCGTGGCGGTGGAATTCATGGGCGGGAGCGCAGCCGGGACCACGCAGGAGACGATGACTACAACCTTGTCCACCCGGGGGAAACTGCTGACCATGACGCCGTTCGGCGTCGCCGGTCGTCCTTTTCCGGCCCGGGCATTCCGCACCAATCAGCCGGATGTCGCGGCATTTCCCATCGAGCTGTGGACGCGCATCACCGCCGGCAGATCACGGCGGTTGCGACCGGAGCTCCTTACGGATGTGGACGCCCGCGGCTACCAACCGCTGCGCGAGGCCATCGCCGGTTATCTCCGTCCCAACCGTGGTATCACCTGCTCCGCCGACCATGTGGTGCTGGTGAACAGTGTCCAACAGATACTTGATGTCAGCGCCCGGCTCCTGCTTGATCCGGGCGGAGCCGTATGGGTCGAGGACCCCGGCTATCCCGGCGCGCACGCGGTGTTCGCCGCCGCAGGCGCAAAAGTCGTGGACATTCCGGTGGATTCAAACGGCATGGACGTGGCTTACGCGCGCGGTCAGGCTCCCGATGCGCGATTGGCCTATGTCACTGCCGGAAGGCAGGCGCCCATGGGCTCGGTACTGGCGCTGGACCGTCGCCTCGCCCTGCTGGCCTGGGCCCACCGCAACGACGCCATGTTGATCGAGGACGACTACGACAGCGAATACCGCTACGAGGGCGCGCCGCTCTCCGCTATGAAGAGTCTGGATGAAGCGGGCCGGGTGATCTATTGCGGAACCTTCAGCAAGCTGCTCTTTCCCAGTCTCCGCATCTCCTACGCCGTGCTGCCTGATCAATTGATCGACCCGTTCGCCGCCGCCTTGTCCCTTACGGCACGCTACGCCGCGCTCACGGCCCAGATCACGTTGCACGAATTCATTGCCGAGGGCCATTTGGGCCGCCACATGCGGCGGATGCGGCTGCTCTATGCCGAGCGCGCCCAGGCCCTGCGGCAAGCGGCCCGCGAGTACCTGGAGGGGCTGCTTGAAGTCCCGGAAATCGCCATGGGACTGGACACGCCGACATTTCTTCCGGCCGATCGGGATGACCAGGATGCCGCCCGCCTGGCGGCCCGGGCGGGAATCGAGAGCATCCCGTTGTCGCTGTATGCCAGAACGCACTCCGTGAGGCCGGGATTGCTGCTCGGATTCGCCGCCGTAGGCCCGGCCGAGATCGCTTCCGGGATGCGTACCCTCGCCCGAGTGTTGGGCGTCTGAAAACCGCATGGAATGATGGTCGGCGTGGCAGCGTCGTGCTGGCTCTGGTGCAACCCGCGGTGTTGATATGGATGCGCGCAAGGCGGAGGTAGCGAGTTCCTGCCAAGACCTGTGGGGAGAGGAACTGGGCAAAAATCCATACACAAAAAAAGGAGAAGGGCCATGAATGCCCGTCCCTCCGTCCATGATCGGAGGAACGGCCTTGCGGCGTCCGTGGGAGGTGGAGGCGAGGCCGTTTTCCTGCCGAGCATGAGCGCGAAGCCCACGGGCATGAAGATATTCAGTCCCCGGGCGTGGTTGGAGACGCGGGGGATACGATTTCACGGAAAATCACGTGGAATGTCTTTGACAGGATGGCTCTGGGAAAGGAGTCTGAAGAAACCCGGCCTCCGGGCGGTTGGCCCGCCCTTCGCCAGACCACTCGCCGTCCGCTCCCTCCGGCGGCGGCGCAAGCTCCAAGGAGTCGCCCATGCCGCATCGACGTCTTTTCCCGTTCGTCCTCGCGCTGTTTTCCCTCCTGTTCGCCGCTCCCGTTGCGGCTGGCCAGGACGGGGAGTTCGACATGCATGCGCCCTACGTGCGCTATCATTTCCAGGACCAGGACATGGATTTCACCTTCGGTTCGGTGGTGCTGGGCTCGGTGTCCAGCGGGGGCGCGGAGATCGGCGAGGCCTTCGCCGCGGCCGCGCGCATCGCCGACGGGGACGCGGCCTCCTGGCAGCGGGAGTGGCTCAAGGCCGCCGAACTGGCCCAGGCCCGGGGCGAGAAGGCGCTGTCCGGCGGGCACGCGGTCAGCGCGCGCCGGCAGTTCCTGCGGGCGTCCAACTATTTCCGCATCGCCCTTCTGGCCATGCTGCCCGACGATCCGCGCCTGCCCCGCGTGGCAGCCATGAGCCGGGAGCTCATGCGCCGGGCCGGGGCGCTCATGGAGCCGCCCCTGGAGTCCATCGAGATTCCCTTCGAGGACACGCGGCTTCCCGGCTACTTCCGCCCGGCCGATGCGGGCGGGAAGGCGACGAAGACGCTCATCATGCTCGGCGGCGGCGAGACCTTCGCCGAGGACCTGGTTTTCTACATCATGGCCCAGGCCCACGAGCGGGGCTACAACTTCCTCACCGTGGACCTGCCCGGACAGGGGCTCATGCCCATGCGGGGCAAGTTCTTCCGGCCGGAGATGTGGAAGCCGGTCATGGCCGTGGTGGACCATGCGCTGAAGCGGCCCGAGGTGGATCCCCGACGGTTGGCGGTCTACGGCATCAGCGGGGGCGGCGGATTCGCGCCCCAGGCGGCCCAGCACGACCGGCGGATCAAGGCCGTGGCCATGAACAGCTGCGTGGTGGACGCTCATCGGCTTTTCGCGGCCATGACGCCGGTGACCTCGGCCACGCCGGAACGCGTGGCGACCTGGAACAGCTTCCACGCCAATACGGTCAAGGCCGTGGCCTGGCGCTGGAACGTGCCCCTCGACGACATTCCCGGGCTGGTGGAGGCCAACAGGGGCTTCGCCTTCGATCCCGCCGAGGTGCGGATTCCCGCGCTGATCCTGGTGGGCGAGGGCGAGTACGGCAATCCCGAGGTGCGCCGCCAGCAGGAGGCCTGCCTGTCCGGCCTGGCCAATCCGCGCAAGCGGCTGGTGGTCACGCCCCTGGCCGAAGGCGCGACCAACCACTGCATCATGGAGAACCGGAGCCTCATGGCCCAGGAACTCTTCGACTGGCTGGACGAGACGCTGCGCTGATCCGGGCCGCGCGCACGAAAAAGGCCGTTCCCCCCTGTCGGCGGAGGAACGGCCTCGCGGCGTCGGGAGAAGGCTGGGGTTAGGCCTTTTTCCTGTCGCGCATGAGCGCGAAGCCTAGGGCCAGGATGCCCAGGGCCAGGACCAGGAAGTGCAGGAACATGTCCTTCTGGATCGCGCCCCAGATGATGTACAGGGAGCCCATCCCAGCCAGCAGCGGGCAGAGGTAGCGGCTGAAGGGGCCCAGGTCCGTGAAGGTCTTCATCACCCAGATGTAGATGGAGATGTAGATCACGTAGAGGATGGCGATGGGCAGTTCGGAGACGTCCATGAACTGGCCCCACCAGCCCGCGAAGTTGCCGTACCAGACCAGGAGCCAGAAGCAGGACAGGAGGTAGCCGAGCAGCGCTGAGTTGATGGTGCTGTTGGTCACGGCGTTGATCCGGCGGAAGAACGCCGGGCAGGGGCCCATGTCGCGCGCGGCGATGCAGTACATGCCTCGGGCCGAGCCCAT
Protein-coding sequences here:
- a CDS encoding ABC transporter permease is translated as MSVLKRPSFLSRHGLLVLGLGLVGVMSLAAVLAPWIAPFNPLDIDVNVILQPPSWTHPLGTDALGRDVFSRILWGGRVSLWVGFVAVGISTAIGLALGLVAGYFGKLTDEIVMRGVDVMLCFPSFFLILAVIAFLEPSLTNIMIVIGLTSWMGVARLVRAETLTLKSRDFVLAARVAGAGPGRILLRHILPNALAPVLVSASLGVAGAILVESSLSFLGLGVQPPDPSWGNMLMEGKDVLGIAPWLSVFPGLAILLTVLGYNLLGESLRDLLDPRLKQ
- a CDS encoding ABC transporter permease, with the protein product MRVLSRILLKLLWIAVVFLGITVVSFWVIHLAPGTPTDLQTTMNPTVTPEARARLEKLYGLDQPIHVQYGRWIARLATFDFGQSVSGDNRPVWDKIEERLPLTFGMNVASLILTLLLAVPIGVLSAWKRNGPFDRSMTVLVFIGFAMPGFWLALLLMLALGIHWPVLPISGITSLDFPHLSFWGKAADLARHLALPIFIYTFGSLAGLSRFMRASMLEVLRQDYIMTARAKGLPERTVIFRHALRNALMPVITILGLSVPGLIGGSVIIESIFALPGLGQLFYQAVMARDYPLIMGSLVLGAVLTLAGNLLADLGYGLADPRARRSGGESA
- a CDS encoding kinase inhibitor gives rise to the protein MRHILFTLLLTLALAANALAGGFALNSPDLRDGGTVAPAQVLNGFGCTGANVSPALAWTDPPAGTKSLALTVYDPDAPTGSGWWHWVVFNIPASARALPSGAGSGKAALPAGAVQSRTDFGAPGYGGPCPPPGKPHRYVFTLFALDVERLDLQPDAPAAMVGFNLNAHALGTASLTATYGR
- a CDS encoding helix-turn-helix transcriptional regulator, which gives rise to MDLARILTALRRFPGQTPPPFLGWVRALEHHRLRAVTLARSAAVLVLEGRKTVYLGEGILKAPAGALFLLPAQTGVVVENAPDPAGGRYTALCLEFREEMIARVAAHVPPSQPAAAPPASWIVPRNEALDAALAHLLDMALACPDDARVLDLCLESLLTLIAGRCAFFSLFWSAASSWRARCAGLAATDPGRAWTCSEMGGRLGVSERGLRRHLEAEGTSLRRVLRDVRLNTGLNLLQGGLPVGEAAFRSGYSSASRFAARFREQFGMSPSDVLRVAAPG
- a CDS encoding DUF169 domain-containing protein, yielding MDSSIVKSLHPEFDPVAVVWSDTLPADAFQFKKGKFGCVLYLFAVASVDGRIACGSRESIACTGGRAALGFGCDFDVSDGQLDLHAALFSKGLQSAGNRAAYQAEMEAAPKNWRDLYEYGERRHSTAELAREWIRHEFPRYDIEHEYVLFKPLSLTSVEENIRAVIFPVNPVELSGLLTVAGSVMRGTDPLRAPQGTDCCGIAAFAYAEAESAAPRAVLGMTGSDGRDAMRRRFRDDIMTLTLPAPLFFLMEQEADDCVLQLPSWKKLVGRA
- a CDS encoding multidrug efflux SMR transporter gives rise to the protein MGYLYLSMAIVAEVVGTSALKASQGFTMLCPGIVAIAAYGASLYLLSIVLKTIPVGVAYAIWSGVGISLIAIIGAVLFDQVPDIPAIAGIVLIMTGVAVINVFSKNAGH
- a CDS encoding PLP-dependent aminotransferase family protein, encoding MRRAADIEIALTPKPEGMTLQRWLYDEIRTAILSGRLVPGARLPATRDLALRLKISRGTVLAVYDQLGAEGYIRGATGRGSFIAPELPDLPPRSRASGSVAVEFMGGSAAGTTQETMTTTLSTRGKLLTMTPFGVAGRPFPARAFRTNQPDVAAFPIELWTRITAGRSRRLRPELLTDVDARGYQPLREAIAGYLRPNRGITCSADHVVLVNSVQQILDVSARLLLDPGGAVWVEDPGYPGAHAVFAAAGAKVVDIPVDSNGMDVAYARGQAPDARLAYVTAGRQAPMGSVLALDRRLALLAWAHRNDAMLIEDDYDSEYRYEGAPLSAMKSLDEAGRVIYCGTFSKLLFPSLRISYAVLPDQLIDPFAAALSLTARYAALTAQITLHEFIAEGHLGRHMRRMRLLYAERAQALRQAAREYLEGLLEVPEIAMGLDTPTFLPADRDDQDAARLAARAGIESIPLSLYARTHSVRPGLLLGFAAVGPAEIASGMRTLARVLGV
- a CDS encoding S9 family peptidase; its protein translation is MHAPYVRYHFQDQDMDFTFGSVVLGSVSSGGAEIGEAFAAAARIADGDAASWQREWLKAAELAQARGEKALSGGHAVSARRQFLRASNYFRIALLAMLPDDPRLPRVAAMSRELMRRAGALMEPPLESIEIPFEDTRLPGYFRPADAGGKATKTLIMLGGGETFAEDLVFYIMAQAHERGYNFLTVDLPGQGLMPMRGKFFRPEMWKPVMAVVDHALKRPEVDPRRLAVYGISGGGGFAPQAAQHDRRIKAVAMNSCVVDAHRLFAAMTPVTSATPERVATWNSFHANTVKAVAWRWNVPLDDIPGLVEANRGFAFDPAEVRIPALILVGEGEYGNPEVRRQQEACLSGLANPRKRLVVTPLAEGATNHCIMENRSLMAQELFDWLDETLR